One Ranitomeya variabilis isolate aRanVar5 chromosome 4, aRanVar5.hap1, whole genome shotgun sequence genomic window, ATTACACTTAGTGCATAGACTTTGAGTCTAGAAGTCCCACTTCAATTTTTAAACAATGTGaatgagaccctcctttatgtctaatacagggtgtatcagagtccctcttccttctaatttttggaagtTCTTGCATTGTCTGCATAGGATTTGTGATTTTCAGAGTCCCTTCATAAATAAAACAGAATGTGTCTCACTATGTCACACACCACCTGTCCAGATAAGGTagcaaaatgttaaaattacatttacggtgaatgttttttttcaccattgaaagcaatgggagaATGCAAAAATGCAGAAAAGAGGCTATGTGTAAACATAGACTAAGGGGTGAAGgaattttcttttttctcttttttaaattgccttatatacaagaacGAATGTTTTTACttgtaaaatacattttattttcggTTTTGGATGTTTTGTTGTCACtccgtaaaagtggcgtaatactctgacagcACTGACCCCAAAAGCGACctgagagtcagagatgcatccagccaTGCTGTTCTCATTCCAATTTAGCGCTGTTTgcatccatttcagcaattttcctgccccCTCAATCCTCCTGGAAAAGTCTGGCCAAGCATGCGACCTGTTGACTCAAATATCGAGCACTCgtgtattttagtgctcgctcatcgctAATAATGACTGCtatctgtgtgggatttttgatgtttaaaagggttgtccactgcttggacaaccccttctttttCCTCATGATTGGTCTATTTAACCACTTAAGGACCagagttttttcccttttttctgttTCCATTTTTTGCCCCTCTTCTTCCcgcagccatagcttttttatttttccgtcaatatggcttgttttttgcgggacaagttgtacttttgaaaggcaccattgattttaccatttcatgtactggaaaatgggaaaaaaaatccaaatgcggtgaaattgcaagattagtgcaattccacaattgttttaattttccaggtcattacgagttcacagacaccaaacatgtctaggttattttttatttaagtggtgaaaaaaaattccaaatttgtaaaacaaaaaaaaaatgctgcctttttcagacccgtagcgtctccatttttcgggacctggggctgggtgagagcttatattttgcgtgctggtctgacgtttttattgataccattttggtgtagatatgaccttttgattgcccgttattacaatttattgtaatgttgcaacgaccaaaaaaatgtaattctggagttttgattttttttcttgctacgccatttactgattggataaattatttttaaatattgatagatcggacaattctgaaagcggcgatatcaaatatgtgtatatttgatttttttttttattgtgttattttgaatggggcgaaagtggggtgatttgaacttttatatattttttaatgttttgaaacacttttttttatactttttacttgcttcaatagtccccatgtGAGACTAGTAGCTGCACTTGTCCGATTGCTTCTGCTAaaaagagcagggctgcagccctgctctatgtagcagatatgctcacttgccaTGAGCGCCGTCCAatgggcggtgctcatagctatacggctatgacaaccacaggggtctcctgccgaccccgggttgtcatacccattggcgacccgtggtcatgtgacacgggcaccgatgggaggaggtaatgacatgCTTCCAATTCCAATCGCAATTCACCGCGGCTGTTCCAggaacatgtcagctgatcagatcagctgtcatgtgctggaaaaggtgaGGGCTCATCGCCGgaccccgcaccaaacagggggaggcatgCAATGATAGACagagttaaggggttaaaataaaaatatttatagtCACCTCCCATACTGGCACCATCCcagaggcttctcccctgtgtggattgtatgatgtttaacaagttgtgatttcttcacaaaacattttccacattctggacaggaaaaaggcttctcccctgtgtgggttctctggtggctatcaagatacgcttttcggttaaaacattttccacattctgaacatgaaaaaggcttctctcctgtgtgggttctttggtgttcaTCAAGATTTGATTTCCGggtaaaacgtttcccacattctgaacatgagaaaggcttttcccctgtgtgagtaatTTGGTGGCAATCAAGATTTGATTtccgggtaaaacatttcccacattctgaacatgagaaaggcttctcccctgtgtgagttatttggtggctatcaagattcgatTTCCAGTCAAAAaatctcccacattctgaacatgaaaaaagcttctcccctgtgtgggttctatgGTGTCTTACAAGGAGAGATTTATctacaaaatattttccacattctgaacatgaaaaaggcttctcccctgtgtgggttctatgGTGTCTAACAAGGAGAGATTTCTctacaaaatattttccacattctgaacatgaaaaaggcttttctcctatgtggagtttctggTGTTTATCAAGAttcgatttccggttaaaacatttcccacaatgagaacatgaaaaaggcttctcccctgtgtgagtgctATGGTGTCTAACAAGTtgtgatttcttcacaaaacattttccacactctgaacagaaaaaaggcttctcccctgtgtggagtctCTGATGCTCGATAAGATGTGATTTCTctacaaaacatttctcacattctaaacatgaaaaaggcttctcccctgtgtgagttctatagtGGCTATCAAGATGCCCTTTcttcttaaaacatttcccacattctgaacatgaaaaaggtttctcccctgtgtgggttctctggtggctatcaagattcactttctggataaaacatttcccacattctgaacaggaaaaaggcttttctcctgtgtgggttctttggtgtttaTCAAGATGctgtttccggttaaaacatttcccacattctgaacatgaaaaaggcttctcccctgtgtgggttctttggtgttcatcaagattccacttctgattaaaacatttcccacattctgaacacgagaaAGACTtccttgctttaggagcagttcgttttttaatgcctcttttgggtctttgattttccttagtagtcggtagtgAATCAGATGACAGACCTTTGCTGTGAagagatgatggtatatctggagtaatggcattcatttcaattgtatcctgtgggatctcaaaatCATCTAACTTTAAATTTGAAGGTGTCAGCTGTctttctgatctcctggtacagttatctgccaagaataaaaccaattttttttaaataaaatatccttgaactactttatatttttgaacatttctccttaaactgtctgtaaaaatggtaagttgccgtatatactcgagtataagtagagtttttcagcaacatttttttgcgctgaaaacgccccccttggcttatacttgagtgaggTGTCCAGAACATGGAGGAGCAGCGGCTCACAGAGGTAagagccggctgctgcagctaactccggtgcccgctgctaaagataaataaatattcactgcactgacaATAAATATTCATTTCTTTGTAATAGTGCTCACAGTGTCAGCCGCAGCGGCCggctcctgcagctgccgggcagTCACAGGTGCCGCTATTTAACAGAGGTGGATATTCATTATGAATGACCGCATggtggctgacactgtgcgcgctactTAATACTGCCTGCCCACCACACATAGTTCCAGCGTCGGGAGTGGGGTGAGTATTCCGGAagttgtgctctgcttgtgagcagttaatggtgtccctgccatgcgctgcctaCAAGCATAAACCAGCTGCTGGCATCGGgacaagacgctgcgagggagcgcaggaagtgtaatggtttattttttttatgttttttgatgggggccaatcatacaaggATAATATTGGGGTCATGCATACATGGATAGGgatggagtcatgcatacaaggataggtatgtagccatgcatactaggatagggacggggccatgcaaacaaggatagggATAGAGCCGTGCATACAAAAATAGTGATggggccatgcaaacaaggatagggatggagccgtgaATACAAAAATAGTTATGGGGCAATGCATACAagcatagggatgaggagccatgcatacaagtatggggatgaggggacaatgcatacccgagtAAATAAGGTTTCCcagtttttttgggggaaaattagGTGCCtccgcttatactcgggtcagcttatacggaagtatatacggtatgtaaaaatagctttattgatttattctcatttgcacaaggaaagactagaagcaatggaatgaaactgaattggaggagacacagattggatattagaaaagaccttttgacagtgagggtgattaacgagtggaacaggctgccaggagaggtggcgagttcttctTCAATGTAAGTCTTCAAATGGCAATATGCCTTTTATAAACAAATCCATCAATATCCACTTTCACAAAGTCAAATCTTCCCCTCGCTCCTGAGCCTTTCAGTGTGCCTAAACCAAAATTAGCATCCATGTATTTGTCATtattatagtgagaagaacccacttaatttatggtgtGTGTCTCCGAATGGTATATTcccaattttcactctccaacatccactgcgccCTAATTTTCGGAAAATgactgtggagtcaaaatagtcactactatagattaattcactgagggttctCATTTCCAAAATGGAGTGACTTTATGAGGttttctactgctctggttttctgcattTTGTCATAATAAGGGCTTGTGAAAATGGTGTGTACCATCTCGTCTGGGATCTGCACCTGCCACCTCTACTTCTGTCAGCAGGCACGGCCTAATTTATTCTGCAGGCAGCGCTGGGGATGGAGGAGATattggaaccagaagctctgggtgGAGCAGGCTCTGTTCAGCCACTTAGATTTGAGTTGCTGTGACCTGTAGTACCATCCAGTCAGGCATTATGGGTGTGTATGCTGTCCATCTGGAGTAATCTGCTTCCTGCTTTcaccaattggaaagcaccacaccctactaaagctcaaagcaaatTGCAGGAAGATGCCAGATACAGCCcttttctcctctggttcagtcctttcTGTGCTCAGCTGATGTGACCCCTTAGTGACTAATCTTGcttcttctgattttgtattttttctgccctcctggttctgacccagctacctgactatttgTCATCCGACCTCACTCCACAGAACAGTAAATAAGACCATGGCCCAAGCATAGGGATCTCTGTGTAAGAACAGTAAAGAATGTTGAGCAAAGCAATCCTTGGGATCTGCAAAGCTGAGTGCCAAGCCTGATTGTGGTAGCCATATTTTGAGCTGCCAGGtacccaatacattgtgtctgcaaactattccaacAAGATATGCATTCAAATAgctaaacggtgctccttcccttcttaacctgacatgtgcccagacagtagtgtatAACCGTATACAGGGTATTGTTGGATTCAagagaagttggaaaataatttgtgaggtccatttgtttcctattatcctttgtgaacaattccaaagttatcaccacaaaaAGCGACATGTCAGATGTGAAAAATGGGAGTATTTTGGGCAGTAAatactgtagtcaaaaactgtgactaaagacaataacacatctatcgacatgatcaaactcaacagtcttcatcatCAAAATATGAGTAGTGGTATCAACTCTCTGGAGTAGAGTTACAGTATGGGGCTCTgtggctcttggcaatctaaactatcgtaaAGACCAATATTTtccgtcagatgagtttcaagaaaaaATATTAGACATTTAAAAGATAAATTTTTATACAACTGCAGAGCTGGGGCGTCTTCAATTTAGATCTCGCACATTTTTTAAGAGGTAATGGAgactttaataaaataaataaaataccagGGAGTTACAAACTTACAAACTCACATAACTGAGGCAGGCTGATCctaccacaatcaaactatcaaccaatgtaaaaaaacaacttttttttgttgTATGTTACATCCCCCCAAAAAACGTATGTATGAGGGGAGAATTCCAACACTACActggagttgcactcatttatggtggaccattgcagctattatgagtcctgaccagaagagtagagaaagtgttagtgcccccatttcaggagggattgtgcagtaatctgaattccttatgaTTGTaaacataatgtaatttatgacGTGGAGCGATTACAttaaaccagggctcgagccatgccaacacacctcctgcaggcgggaataagTGTATatcacagccatcagccacgcacagcttagagatatatcatggcacagatgTAATGTTTTTTATGTAATTTATCACAATCCTGTTTGACTTTAGTCGGTTTTAAAAGAaactgaaaagtcaggataaagggaaactctgttcttattgtacagaaattcacacttggcctcactgcatatttaaccccttaacccccaagggtgatttgcatgttaatgaccaggccaatttttacaattctgaccactgtccttttatgaggtaataactctggaacgcttcaacggatcccagggattctgatattgttttctcgtgacatattttacttcacgttagtggtaaaatttctttgatatgacttgcttttatttgtggaaaaaatggaaatttgtgggaaatttagaaaatttctcaattttccaaaatTGTGATTTAAAGGGCCTGAAaattcagagatatgtcacacaaaatacttaataagtaacatttcccacatgtctactttacatcagcacaattttggaacccacatttttttttgttaggaagttataagggttaa contains:
- the LOC143767596 gene encoding uncharacterized protein LOC143767596, whose protein sequence is MDMERYKMAERILHLTLEILFRLTGEDYTVVKKNSSDRCQAPVSEGWERPLSPITGPPPHSLIHEDINDQKILELTYKMIELLTREVPIRCQDVVVYFSMEEWEYLEGHKDLYKDVVVEGPQPLTSPDLSSKRTIPERCPCPLLPPDCKQEDPVASQYHQGEDLTYIYATETYERGDEWCKEEIPTYGYPDNCTRRSERQLTPSNLKLDDFEIPQDTIEMNAITPDIPSSLHSKGLSSDSLPTTKENQRPKRGIKKRTAPKARKSFSCSECGKCFNQKWNLDEHQRTHTGEKPFSCSECGKCFNRKQHLDKHQRTHTGEKPFSCSECGKCFIQKVNLDSHQRTHTGEKPFSCSECGKCFKKKGHLDSHYRTHTGEKPFSCLECEKCFVEKSHLIEHQRLHTGEKPFFCSECGKCFVKKSQLVRHHSTHTGEKPFSCSHCGKCFNRKSNLDKHQKLHIGEKPFSCSECGKYFVEKSLLVRHHRTHTGEKPFSCSECGKYFVDKSLLVRHHRTHTGEKLFSCSECGRFFDWKSNLDSHQITHTGEKPFSCSECGKCFTRKSNLDCHQITHTGEKPFSCSECGKRFTRKSNLDEHQRTHTGEKPFSCSECGKCFNRKAYLDSHQRTHTGEKPFSCPECGKCFVKKSQLVKHHTIHTGEKPLGWCQYGR